From Planctomycetota bacterium:
GATGCCGCTGTAGCCGATGCCGAACTTGTCGGAGGCGATGCCCTGCACGACGGCGGAGCTACCGGGTTGTTCCTTGACGGTGGCCTTGTAGTCGGCCTTGCCCAGGGCGGCGGACTTGAAGAAGCCGTAGGTGCCCGAGGCGGAGTTGCGGCCGTAGAGGCTCACGGGCTTGTCGGCCCACTCGCCGGTCGCGCCCAGGTCGCCCCAGGTCACGTTGTCCGGACCGTTGACGGAGAAGACCTGCTCGACCTGCTCGAGGGTGAGGTTGTCGATCGGGTTGTCCTTGTGGACAAAGACAGCCAAGGCGTCGACGGCGGTGCGGATCGGGGTCGGGGCGTAGCCGAACTCCTCGGTGAACTTCTCGACCTCACCAGCCTTCATCGCCCGGCTCATCGGACCCAACTGCGAGGTGCCGGAGATCAACGCCGGCGGGGCGGTCGAGGAACCCTTGCCCTCGATCTCGACGTCGGCCTGCGGGTAGAGGCTCTTGAACTCCTCGGCCCAGAGGGTCATGAGGTTGTTGAGCGTGTCGGAGCCGACGGACTTGATGTTGCCGCTGACGCCGCTGGTGGGCTCGTAGGTCGGCAGGGATTCGTCGACGGTCACCTGAGCGGTGACGACGGTGGCACCGAGGGCCACGACGGCACCGGCTGCCGCGATCGTGGTCGCCTTGCGGCGAAGGTTGCGAAGGATATTCATGGGTGGTTCTCCGAAAGTGATTGCACAAGCCGCGAAAGGGGATGCTTTCATCCCCAATTCCTCGCGGTTCGGCGGCACCTTACGCGTCGGCGACATTTCCATGTGTTAGCGTTTGGTAAAGCCTGTGCGTGACTTTCGCGAGCGCGTCAGCGATCCGCGTTTTCAGCCAAATCAACGGCCCGCATGTAACCGATGGGCTAGATTGACCCATGCCGTCCGCCACGATTTCTTCCAATGCAGGTCCGATATCGACAGGCGCGACGGCACCACCGGCGACGATCCGCGTCGCGTCGGTCAACTACTTCAACGCCAAGCCGCTCATCGCGGGGCTCGGTGAGCGTGACGATGTCGACCTCGCGCTGGACGTGCCGAGCAAACTCCTGCGTCGTTTGCAGGACGAAACCGCCGACATCGCGTTGTTGCCGGTGATCGACTACCAGCGGATCGAGGGGGCGACGCTCCTGCCCACCGGCGGCGGCATCGGCTGCGACGGGGCCACGCTGACGGTGCGGATCTTCAGCCAGACGCCGCTGGACCGGATCGACCGCCTCTGCTGTGACCCGGATAGCCACACGTCGGTCGCCCTGGCCCGGATCGTGATGAAGCGGCTGCACGGCCGGGTGCCCGAACTCGCCCCGCTCCACGCCGTCACCGGTGCCCCCGGCGAGGCTCGGTTGCTCATCGGCGACAAGGTCGTCTGTGAAGAGCCGGTCGGGTTTGAGCATCAACTCGATCTCGGAGCCGCGTGGAAGCAGCTCACCGGGCTCCCGTTCGTCTTCGCCTGCTGGACCGCTCGGGCCGGCGTTGAACTCGGCGACATCATCGAAACCCTCGCCGACTGCCGGACACGCGGTCTGGGCATGGTCGACGAGCTGATCAAGAAGCACGCCATCCCCCGCGGTTGGCCGCCCGGCATCGCCCACCGCTATCTCACGCAGCACCTCCACTACGAGGTCGGCGAAAGACAACTCGAAGCGATCGAGCTCTACCACCGCTACGCCGAGGAAGACGGCATCATCCCTCGCGCGCATCCGTTGGTTCATTGATCGGTAAAGCCCACGGGTTCACCCGTGGGTCTGCCTGCGGTAGGTTCCCCGGATGGACCAATCCAACGTCGCGCCGTTAAAGCCCTCCGAACTCCCGTCCTACTGCTCGATCGGCCCGGCCACCGGTCGGCCCGTCGACTCCGGCACGCTCGGCCCCGAGCGCGGCGACGCCTGGCGCGTGTTCAAGATCATGTCCGAGTTCGTCGAGGGCTTCGAAACCCTCGCCGAACTACCCCGGGCCACGAGCATCTTCGGCTCGGCCCGCACCAAGCCGGATCACCCCGAGTACCAGCAGGCCGTCGAGTGTGCCGCGAAGCTGGTCAGTTGCGGCCACGCCGTCATCACCGGCGGCGGCCCCGGCATCATGGAAGCCGGCAACAAAGGTGCCTTCGAAGCCGGCGGCACCTCCGTCGGCCTCAACATCAAACTCCCCCACGAGCAAAGCGGTAATCCCTACCAGACCATCTCCATCGACTTCAATTACTTCTACGCCCGCAAAGTGATGTTCGTGAAGCACAGCAGCGCCTTCATCTGCTTCCCCGGCGGCTTCGGCACCATGGACGAGTTCTTCGAAACCGCCACCCTGATGCAAACCATGAAGATCGAGCCGTTCCCGATGATCCTCTTCGACAAAGGCTACTGGAGCGGCCTGCTGGACTGGATCAAGGGAACCCTCGCCCCCGGCGGCTACATCAACGACGTCGACACGGACCTCTACCGCCTCACCGACGACATCGACGAAGCCGTCGCCTGGGCGACGGGCGAGCCTTGGTGGCAACCGGCGGAAAAGAGTCCCGCGATCAAGGCATTCGCGGAGAAAGTGGGAAAGTGAGTATGCCAATAGGCAATGCCTAACATTCGCAGATGGACTACGATAAAGACAACTCGGCTGCTCGACTTTTGAGCATTCTTGAAAGCGCCCAAAAGTCTCGTGCTCGAAACGTCTCAGACATGCTCTCGGAGGTCTTTCCACAACAAGCAACGGACGAGCTCGGGGTCTTAAAGGTCTTGGCTCAACTTTTCAGCCTTCAGATCAAGGTCCAAGAAGATGTTCGGGCGCTCGAGAACGCAAATCCTGATCGGTTGTTGAAGCGTCACGAACGAGTGACGGACCTGTTCAAGCGGTTGAATCCAGACGCCGGATGGGAGGGACTTCGCGGCAGCATTAACGAGGCGATGCTTGATGGATTAGAACATTGTGCGGATGCGATCGACCGCGAGTCGCCAATAGACAGGATTGCTGCCGATGATCTAGTTGAGCTTCGGGCTCAAATCCACACTGTGCGGGAACTAGTCATCAGATCCTCGCTAAGTAGCTCGACCAAAACAGCATTAGTAAAGATGCTTGCACAAATCGATCTTGCGATCGTCGACTACTCTATTACTGGGCTAGATGGGATGGCACAAGCGTTGGAGCAGGCGGCAGGAATTATTGCATTGGACGAGAACTCTCGAAAAGAAGCCGACGAAAATGGCGATGCTGGTTTCGAGGTATGGAAGGTTGTGTCCAGAGGATGCGAACTAGTTCGTACCGCAGCATCCGCGACCAGATTGGGCGGTTGGGTTAAGTTTCTGCCACTCGTCGCTGACGAGGGATCTCAAAAACTTCTGAGCGAGTAAGATGCTTGGTGGGCCGTGAACTTTTGGCAACGCACTATTGGAGACACACAAATCACCGATCGTCCGCGTCAGACCTTGATAGATCACCGCATGACCGCCGATCAGCAGGTACTTGACCCCACGGTTGTGGAAGAACCTCAAGAGATCGAGGTGATCGGGCAAGAATGGCGTCTCGGCCGTAGACACGTTCCTGCAGTTTCACGGCGATCGCGAGACGCTGCAAGGGCGTGAGCGCCCAGTTCTCGCGCCGGGTCGCTTCGTCGGCGACGTCGAAGTCGTCGAACACCTCCACCGTGGCCAGCAGGTCGTCGCCGTTCATCATGACATGGTATCGGCATTTGTTTAGCGGGTGCGACGAAGTTGCCCGTGGTGCGAAGGTCCCCGCGGCACGGGCGACTTCGTCGCACCGCTACACATCACTCCCACACTTCGACGCGGAGCGAGCGCTTGCCCCAGGCTTTCGCGGTTTCGTGGTCGGCGAAGAAGACGTCCAACTTCGTGCCCTTGATGGCGCCGCCGCGGTCGAGGACGGGGACGGGGTCGTCGTTGGCGTAGCCGGGGACGCGGAGCATCGTGCCCATGGGGAAGTGCTCGGTGTCGGCGGCGACGAATCGGCCGGCGTTGTGGGTGACGGGCTTGCCGCTGGCGGTGATCCCGTCGGCGTGCTCGCCGCAGCAGACGCTGCACGGGCAGTACGCCGTCACGGTCATCCGCACCACACGCACCGAGTCGGGCCGCTGGACGTTGGCCGCGATGCCGACCACGCCCAGCCCGAGCGCTGCAAGAACGATGAGGATGCGCACGAAGCAGCCCGTCACGCTGGAAAGTTTCGCCGAGCGCGACGGGCAGGGTCAACGTCCGATATCTGGCGCGACAGGCGGTTGCAGAAAGGCGGAATGCGGAAAGCGGAAAGCGGAAAGCGGAATGAAGCAGGCCTTCCGTGGCTCGCTCTTCATCCCGCCTTCCGACTTCCGCACTCCGACTTTCCGCTATGCCGCCAGCTTCTCGCGCTTCGCCGCCTGCTTGCGGACGCGGCGCATCTTGCCGACGGTTTGCTGTTCGACACTGGCCTTGCGGTGCGGGTTGGCCTCGGCGACGGTGACCGCCGCGGCGGCGCTGTCGGCCCAGAGATCGGCACCGATCTCCTCGGCAAGCCCCTCGGCCCGCTTGAACACACCGCCGCAGCACATCACCTGCATGCCCGGGCAGCTGTTCACGTCCCGCAGATAGTCGATCAGCGCCCGCACGTTGGGCAGCTGCTGGGGGAGGGTGGCGAAGTGGATGAGCAGGTCCGGGCGGTGGTTGCCGACCATTTCGAGGATCTCGTCGTTGGGCACGTCGCCGCCGACGAACATGACGTCCCAGCCGTCGGCCTCGAAGAGCTCGGCACAGATCTGCCCACCCAGCTCCTCGGGCTCGTCGTTGCCGCAGAAGATCAGGGCCTTCTTGCCGTTGGCGGGCATGTGCTCGAGTTCGCCGGCGAGGCGGTCGACCAGCGAGCGGTTGAGCCGGGTGGCCAGGCCCATCTGGACGACGGTGAGCTTGTCGTCCTTGTAGAGGCTGCGGACGTGCTCCATGGCGGCGTAGCAGATCTCGGTGAGGTAGGTGCGTGCGTCGATACCCGAGTCGAGGGCGTCGGCGACGGCGTCGCGGCCGGCCTTGCGGTCACCGGTGATCAGGGCCCGCAGGTAGGCTTCGTAGAACTTCGAGTCGGTCATGCTGGTGGCGTAGTCGTCCATGGGTGGGTCCGTGTGGGTTTGGCTTGTTTGGTGAAGATGGGTAACTTCGACACCAAGTTCATCGCCAAAGCGGGTTGAAAAGCATTATCCATTTTAACATTTCGTGGCAAAGTGGCGTTTTCGGGGCAAGAACGGCGGTCTGGCCGACCGCGCGACCGTGCGTGTCGTATGGTGCTCCCGTGCCACGCACCGTGTTTGCCCAATCCCGCTCGATCGTGATCAAGGTCGGCTCGGCCGTGCTGGGCGACGGCGGGGGGATCGACGCGCAAGTTTTGCGCTGCCTGGCGAGCCAGATCGTGGCCCTGCGGACCGCAGGCAAGACGGTGACGCTCATCAGTAGTGGCGCGGTGCTGGCGGGGCGGGCGGCGTTGGGGATCGCGCGGCCGACCGACCTGGCCCGCCTGCAGGCCGTCGCGGCGATCGGGCAGCGTCGGCTCATGGACGTTTGGGCTGCCGCCTTCGCCGAGTTCGACCTGCCTGTCGGCCAGCTCCTGCTCACCCGCGACGACGCCGACCATCGCCGCCGGTTTCTCAATCTTCGCGACTGTTTGCGGGCGTTGCACGAGATGAACGCCGTGCC
This genomic window contains:
- a CDS encoding menaquinone biosynthesis protein — protein: MPSATISSNAGPISTGATAPPATIRVASVNYFNAKPLIAGLGERDDVDLALDVPSKLLRRLQDETADIALLPVIDYQRIEGATLLPTGGGIGCDGATLTVRIFSQTPLDRIDRLCCDPDSHTSVALARIVMKRLHGRVPELAPLHAVTGAPGEARLLIGDKVVCEEPVGFEHQLDLGAAWKQLTGLPFVFACWTARAGVELGDIIETLADCRTRGLGMVDELIKKHAIPRGWPPGIAHRYLTQHLHYEVGERQLEAIELYHRYAEEDGIIPRAHPLVH
- a CDS encoding B12-binding domain-containing protein; translated protein: MDDYATSMTDSKFYEAYLRALITGDRKAGRDAVADALDSGIDARTYLTEICYAAMEHVRSLYKDDKLTVVQMGLATRLNRSLVDRLAGELEHMPANGKKALIFCGNDEPEELGGQICAELFEADGWDVMFVGGDVPNDEILEMVGNHRPDLLIHFATLPQQLPNVRALIDYLRDVNSCPGMQVMCCGGVFKRAEGLAEEIGADLWADSAAAAVTVAEANPHRKASVEQQTVGKMRRVRKQAAKREKLAA
- a CDS encoding TIGR00730 family Rossman fold protein; its protein translation is MDQSNVAPLKPSELPSYCSIGPATGRPVDSGTLGPERGDAWRVFKIMSEFVEGFETLAELPRATSIFGSARTKPDHPEYQQAVECAAKLVSCGHAVITGGGPGIMEAGNKGAFEAGGTSVGLNIKLPHEQSGNPYQTISIDFNYFYARKVMFVKHSSAFICFPGGFGTMDEFFETATLMQTMKIEPFPMILFDKGYWSGLLDWIKGTLAPGGYINDVDTDLYRLTDDIDEAVAWATGEPWWQPAEKSPAIKAFAEKVGK
- a CDS encoding phosphate ABC transporter substrate-binding protein; its protein translation is MNILRNLRRKATTIAAAGAVVALGATVVTAQVTVDESLPTYEPTSGVSGNIKSVGSDTLNNLMTLWAEEFKSLYPQADVEIEGKGSSTAPPALISGTSQLGPMSRAMKAGEVEKFTEEFGYAPTPIRTAVDALAVFVHKDNPIDNLTLEQVEQVFSVNGPDNVTWGDLGATGEWADKPVSLYGRNSASGTYGFFKSAALGKADYKATVKEQPGSSAVVQGIASDKFGIGYSGIGYLTADVKAVAIDGVAANADNAYSGDYPLARFLYVYVNVPPNQSPTPIVKEFLTMVLSKQGQQVVLKDGYYPITNVIAQEDLAKLGG
- a CDS encoding 3D domain-containing protein; the encoded protein is MRILIVLAALGLGVVGIAANVQRPDSVRVVRMTVTAYCPCSVCCGEHADGITASGKPVTHNAGRFVAADTEHFPMGTMLRVPGYANDDPVPVLDRGGAIKGTKLDVFFADHETAKAWGKRSLRVEVWE